In Anaerolineales bacterium, a genomic segment contains:
- a CDS encoding M67 family metallopeptidase yields the protein MSLTLSAALRAEIVAQLEGNYPDEGGGFLLGTLEANAVTVREVRPVVNTAPSEEAYHRYFMTPMDWAMLEDEADAAGLSVVGYYHSHPDSPAIPSDYDRTHALPNFRYLITSVRGRQAAEMRAWLLNEDRGAFVEVPVQIS from the coding sequence TTGAGTCTCACATTAAGTGCGGCGCTGCGGGCGGAGATCGTGGCGCAGTTAGAGGGGAACTACCCCGATGAAGGGGGGGGCTTTTTGCTTGGCACGCTGGAGGCAAACGCGGTGACCGTCCGTGAGGTGCGTCCGGTGGTGAACACCGCCCCCAGTGAGGAAGCGTATCACCGCTACTTCATGACCCCCATGGATTGGGCAATGCTGGAAGATGAGGCGGATGCTGCTGGCTTAAGCGTGGTTGGCTATTACCACTCTCACCCAGATAGCCCCGCTATCCCCTCCGACTATGACCGGACGCACGCCCTCCCCAATTTTCGCTACCTGATCACGTCCGTTCGCGGCAGACAGGCGGCTGAGATGCGGGCGTGGCTTTTGAACGAAGATCGCGGCGCGTTTGTCGAAGTTCCTGTTCAGATTAGCTAA
- a CDS encoding sulfurtransferase: protein MSTSLLVSTEWALEHLNDADKRFIEVDVDTTQYALGHLAGAVAFNWQTQLQDQVARDIIPQEQLEALLSEAGVTPQTTLVLYGDNNNWFAAYALWILKYYGHENVLLIDGGRKKLVAEERPLTTDVPTYLKTAYKISTINTEIRADRDFVKARLNKGDFALIDVRSPAEFVGDIIAPPGMTETAQRAGHIPGAKSVPWGTAVREDGTFKSVEELSQIYGAKGVNAEKKDVVAYCRIGERSSHTWFVLKYLLGVENVRNYDGSWTEWGNLIGAPIVKGGE from the coding sequence ATGTCAACATCGCTTTTGGTCAGCACCGAATGGGCATTGGAACACCTCAATGACGCCGACAAGCGGTTCATTGAGGTGGACGTCGATACAACACAATATGCGTTGGGGCATCTCGCCGGTGCGGTAGCCTTCAATTGGCAGACCCAACTTCAAGATCAGGTTGCCCGTGACATCATCCCCCAAGAGCAGCTTGAAGCGTTGCTTTCCGAGGCGGGTGTCACCCCCCAGACGACGCTTGTCCTCTATGGCGATAACAACAACTGGTTTGCCGCCTATGCCCTCTGGATTTTGAAGTATTACGGGCATGAAAATGTCCTTCTCATCGACGGCGGGCGGAAGAAGCTCGTTGCCGAAGAACGCCCCCTGACGACAGATGTTCCCACTTATCTCAAAACCGCCTACAAAATCAGCACCATCAATACAGAGATTCGCGCAGACCGTGACTTTGTGAAGGCACGCCTGAACAAGGGCGATTTCGCCCTCATCGATGTCCGCTCACCCGCCGAATTCGTGGGCGATATTATCGCCCCCCCAGGTATGACCGAAACGGCGCAGCGGGCGGGTCACATCCCAGGCGCAAAGAGTGTCCCCTGGGGGACGGCAGTGCGCGAAGATGGTACGTTCAAGTCCGTTGAAGAACTGAGCCAAATCTATGGCGCAAAGGGTGTCAACGCCGAGAAGAAGGATGTTGTTGCCTACTGCCGGATTGGGGAGCGTTCGTCGCACACATGGTTTGTGCTGAAGTATCTGCTCGGCGTCGAAAACGTCCGCAACTACGACGGCTCGTGGACGGAATGGGGCAACCTGATCGGCGCTCCTATCGTCAAAGGTGGCGAATAA
- a CDS encoding ABC transporter permease, with product MRISADALAQGQGSQWQGKHSAQRKGVLLWVALATLIMIVLFAPLAAPYDPLGEVGASLEAPSPAHLLGTDLVGRDVWSRTLYGGRHTLQIALIALVAAVLPGGVIGLLAGYLGYVVDSLLTIILDALLAIPGIVLALAWIAVVGRGPGQVALAAGAALLPVYARVVRAAARGVRHAPYIEAAVGLGVGWWGVLCRHILPNVRGVLLAEAFVILVWALLNAAALNFLGLGGDPAALEWGAMLADARSVYRAAPWVAAAPGVALTLVLILVGGAAAQAHERQH from the coding sequence GTGCGCATAAGTGCTGATGCTCTGGCACAGGGGCAGGGCAGCCAGTGGCAAGGGAAACACAGCGCACAGCGAAAGGGTGTGCTGTTGTGGGTGGCACTTGCCACACTCATTATGATCGTTCTTTTTGCCCCGTTGGCTGCTCCCTATGACCCACTGGGCGAGGTGGGAGCAAGTTTAGAAGCGCCTTCCCCCGCACACCTTCTGGGAACAGACCTTGTTGGGCGCGATGTATGGTCGCGCACGCTGTATGGGGGAAGGCACACCCTCCAAATCGCCCTCATTGCCCTTGTTGCCGCAGTCCTTCCCGGTGGGGTGATCGGTCTTTTGGCGGGCTATCTGGGGTACGTTGTCGATAGCCTGTTGACGATCATCCTTGATGCCTTGCTCGCCATTCCGGGAATCGTCCTTGCCCTTGCTTGGATTGCCGTTGTGGGGCGAGGACCAGGGCAGGTGGCATTGGCGGCGGGGGCGGCGCTCTTACCCGTCTATGCGCGAGTGGTGCGGGCGGCAGCACGGGGCGTCCGTCATGCCCCCTATATCGAGGCAGCCGTAGGGCTTGGGGTGGGTTGGTGGGGGGTTTTGTGCCGCCATATCTTGCCCAATGTGCGCGGGGTGCTGCTTGCCGAGGCATTCGTTATTTTGGTGTGGGCGCTGTTGAATGCGGCAGCGTTGAACTTCCTGGGGTTGGGGGGCGATCCGGCTGCCCTCGAATGGGGGGCGATGTTGGCGGATGCCCGCAGTGTTTACCGCGCCGCCCCCTGGGTAGCAGCCGCGCCGGGTGTGGCGCTCACACTCGTCTTGATCCTTGTGGGGGGGGCAGCCGCACAAGCCCATGAAAGACAGCACTAG
- a CDS encoding AAA family ATPase, producing the protein MEIRAYLRLFRRWLWLIALAAVVAGAFAYNQSRTQPLRYQASSMLMVGSFLNMTDPSIAVIQTGVQLAQNYAEIVKTYPVLKGTVDSLNLPMSPEEVRGMFTTGLVSNTSLLVLTVTTTEPILAADVANTLAEQLIANSPTNTTIAQQEQERTVQSEIDTLRTQLADIRAELARINDGLGAPTLTAEARTELETRRTALQDREQKLQALLSNFSQTLAGLRVRSDVNVLSIVERATVPLSPLGTNTFTVTFLAAVVGAILAASAAVVIEYFNDSLRSPSEVTPLLGVNLLGTIAPFGKRNIYNDKLIVWTQPRSTIAEAYRAVRVNLMHQARDEDGQMRHVYMVTSPSPSEGKSVTTANLAVTFASTGMQVLLIDADLRRPTQHLIFDLANNNLGLSNILTSSSLGKLGDGKGSENPNGVGQNMEIDPEYIRVLVSNLARKTPIPGLDLIPSGPSPNNPAELLGTVQMQTLVRALTEDIKYDVVIFDTPPTLTVSDTSILANITGGEVVVVVHAGRTRRASAARAVQQLQSLGSPVTGVILNRLHPRDVDAGYGGYYYYGYYGYNSYAYAPRPGQAALPPQPPGERPVPALPQVVRRRGGDDVPPPDA; encoded by the coding sequence ATGGAAATACGTGCATACCTTCGATTGTTTCGGCGCTGGTTATGGCTCATTGCTCTAGCGGCAGTGGTGGCGGGCGCCTTTGCCTATAACCAAAGCCGGACCCAACCCCTGCGCTATCAAGCCTCCTCAATGCTCATGGTTGGGTCGTTCCTCAACATGACCGATCCGAGCATTGCCGTTATTCAGACGGGCGTTCAGCTTGCCCAAAACTACGCCGAGATTGTCAAGACCTACCCAGTCCTAAAAGGGACGGTAGACAGTTTAAACTTGCCCATGTCTCCCGAAGAAGTGCGGGGCATGTTCACCACTGGGTTGGTCTCCAACACCTCGCTGCTTGTCCTCACTGTCACGACCACCGAGCCGATTCTGGCGGCAGATGTGGCGAACACCCTTGCCGAGCAGTTGATCGCCAACAGCCCAACGAACACGACGATTGCCCAACAAGAGCAAGAACGCACTGTCCAATCGGAGATTGACACCCTGCGGACGCAGTTAGCAGACATTCGGGCAGAGTTAGCCCGAATCAACGATGGCTTGGGCGCACCGACACTCACCGCAGAAGCCCGCACCGAATTAGAGACGCGGCGCACTGCCTTGCAAGACCGCGAGCAAAAACTTCAGGCGCTGCTCAGCAACTTCTCGCAAACGCTTGCCGGACTTCGCGTCCGCAGCGATGTGAACGTTCTCTCTATTGTGGAACGGGCAACTGTGCCGCTCTCTCCCTTAGGGACAAACACCTTCACCGTCACCTTTCTGGCGGCGGTGGTCGGCGCAATCTTGGCGGCGTCAGCGGCGGTGGTCATTGAATATTTCAATGACAGTTTGCGCTCCCCCTCGGAAGTCACGCCGCTATTGGGGGTCAACCTTCTCGGCACGATTGCCCCCTTTGGTAAGCGCAATATCTATAACGACAAGCTCATTGTCTGGACGCAGCCGCGCTCTACCATTGCCGAGGCATACCGCGCCGTTCGCGTCAATTTGATGCACCAAGCCCGCGATGAAGATGGGCAAATGCGCCATGTCTATATGGTCACTAGCCCAAGCCCTTCCGAGGGCAAAAGCGTGACGACGGCAAACCTTGCCGTCACCTTCGCCAGCACGGGGATGCAAGTCCTCCTCATCGATGCCGACCTGCGCCGCCCCACGCAGCACCTCATCTTTGATTTAGCGAATAACAACTTGGGCTTGTCAAACATTTTGACCAGTTCCAGTTTGGGCAAGCTAGGGGATGGCAAGGGGAGCGAGAACCCTAACGGCGTCGGGCAAAACATGGAGATTGACCCCGAATACATTCGCGTTTTGGTCAGCAACCTTGCCCGCAAAACGCCGATCCCAGGTTTGGACCTGATCCCATCGGGACCCTCCCCCAACAATCCGGCGGAACTCCTCGGCACGGTGCAGATGCAGACGCTTGTCCGTGCGTTGACCGAGGACATTAAATATGATGTGGTCATCTTCGACACACCGCCAACCTTGACCGTCTCGGATACAAGCATCCTCGCCAACATCACCGGTGGTGAGGTGGTCGTTGTTGTTCATGCCGGACGGACGCGACGGGCAAGTGCCGCCCGTGCTGTGCAGCAGTTGCAATCGCTTGGCTCACCGGTGACGGGCGTCATTTTGAACCGTCTGCACCCGCGTGACGTTGATGCGGGCTACGGCGGGTACTACTACTACGGCTACTATGGCTACAACAGTTACGCCTATGCGCCGCGTCCGGGACAAGCGGCGCTGCCCCCACAGCCACCCGGTGAACGCCCCGTCCCGGCGCTGCCCCAAGTCGTCCGCCGTCGTGGGGGGGATGATGTCCCACCGCCAGACGCTTAA
- the tadA gene encoding Flp pilus assembly complex ATPase component TadA produces MSDDPFLFRGGRAVSWAGLLEQIEEEFNAETIDRPDLIPDEASRRTLISDIANYIMTTSGIKLSKEDRLAVLEQAYRDLFGFAPLDGLVNDWGITEILIQGYDRLSVRTGMGDMKPMPTLFQDASQVERFTDRLLALAGTSLKLALPFVEVGVRLADRPARLTVTGAPISPILTVNIRLHPLIPHGLTDLERSGVITHEAVGVLQALLAQRRGLMIAGDAASGKTTLLQALLPLIADSTGMVCVERAAELRLSDGVRRLTAIPPGRETPGRDFPEVLSASLGEANLKRLILDEVRFDESAALWAALSDPQQPHLIACFQGATDPLRLRTAFNMAIRRSQQGIEQALLNDALHSRLPCVALMGRLGGSPSDNNPFSTKGMGVVLIGEWVVDGDSLRLQTLWKRGDPH; encoded by the coding sequence ATGAGCGACGATCCATTTCTGTTTCGGGGAGGGCGAGCCGTCTCGTGGGCGGGGCTGCTGGAACAAATTGAGGAAGAATTCAACGCCGAGACGATAGATCGCCCTGACCTGATCCCCGATGAAGCGTCGCGCCGCACCCTGATCAGCGATATTGCCAATTACATCATGACCACCAGCGGGATCAAGCTCTCCAAAGAAGATCGTCTTGCCGTCTTGGAACAGGCGTACCGCGATCTGTTTGGCTTTGCCCCGCTCGATGGCTTGGTCAATGATTGGGGTATTACCGAGATACTCATTCAGGGCTATGATCGCCTTTCTGTGCGGACTGGAATGGGGGATATGAAACCAATGCCCACCCTCTTTCAGGACGCCTCTCAAGTGGAGCGGTTTACAGATCGGCTTTTGGCGCTGGCGGGGACATCGCTCAAACTGGCGCTGCCCTTTGTAGAGGTGGGGGTGCGCCTTGCAGATCGCCCCGCCCGCCTGACGGTAACTGGCGCCCCGATTAGCCCAATCCTGACGGTGAACATTCGCCTACACCCGCTCATCCCACATGGGCTGACCGATCTTGAGCGCTCTGGGGTAATCACCCATGAGGCAGTAGGGGTACTTCAAGCGCTTCTCGCTCAACGACGCGGGCTGATGATTGCTGGCGATGCCGCCTCTGGGAAAACAACCCTTCTCCAAGCGCTTTTGCCGCTCATTGCCGACTCCACAGGGATGGTGTGTGTGGAGCGGGCGGCAGAACTGCGCCTTTCCGATGGCGTCCGCCGCCTGACGGCAATCCCGCCGGGGCGCGAGACGCCCGGACGGGATTTCCCTGAGGTGCTGAGCGCGTCCTTAGGCGAGGCGAATCTGAAAAGGCTGATCCTAGATGAAGTTCGTTTTGATGAATCAGCGGCGCTGTGGGCGGCGCTCAGCGATCCCCAACAGCCCCATCTGATCGCCTGTTTTCAGGGGGCAACCGATCCGCTGCGGCTGCGCACGGCGTTCAACATGGCAATCCGCCGCAGCCAACAAGGAATTGAGCAAGCCTTGTTAAACGATGCCCTGCACAGTCGGCTGCCCTGTGTTGCCCTCATGGGGCGTTTGGGCGGCAGCCCCTCTGACAATAATCCCTTTAGCACGAAGGGCATGGGCGTCGTCTTGATTGGGGAATGGGTTGTTGACGGGGATTCACTACGGTTGCAGACACTCTGGAAACGGGGCGACCCACACTGA